A stretch of Myxocyprinus asiaticus isolate MX2 ecotype Aquarium Trade chromosome 42, UBuf_Myxa_2, whole genome shotgun sequence DNA encodes these proteins:
- the LOC127432805 gene encoding solute carrier family 35 member F4-like isoform X2 — protein MAVSWAWGTHSAKETLTRHPTPFFIIWFCSIWNILFFPLYYLCHLLTEKQKQLPTTELRKCSRFLGEDLTVRVLLRVAAPFSVLWSLSGYLYLLALCRISKVDVSAILCCSQAFIFLLSWIGLKDRFMGVRIVAAILSITGIVMMAYADGFHSDSITGVALGVGSASTSAFFKVLFRKCVGNVQPGPASVLLSCVGLCSFVLHSWVCVLLYFTHVEYWPPSQHIPWDKLCVMASLLLVFNVLVNLGRMFTYPSLISLGILLTIPASADTFLTVALQISHVRVAAASIISAGYLMLQLPENWDESSLRWLSALWHGNWREDSIVGEETVVESGGTARAKPKPAVVAFT, from the exons ATGGCCGTGTCCTGGGCGTGGGGTACTCACAGTGCTAAAGAGACTCTGACAAGACATCCAACCCCATTCTTCATCATTTGGTTCTGTAGCATCTGGAatattctcttttttccactctacTATCTGTGTCATCTACTCACAGAGAAACAGAAACAGTTGCCAACCACCGAGTTAAG AAAGTGTAGCCGGTTCCTTGGTGAAGATTTGACTGTGAGGGTGCTTCTGAGAGTAGCAGCTCCATTCTCTGTGCTTTGGAGTTTATCTGGTTACTTGTATTTGCTGGCACTTTGCCGCATCTCTAAAGTGGATGTAAGTGCCATTCTCTGCTGCAGTCAGGCTTTTATTTTCCTGCTTTCATGGATCGGACTCAAGGATCGCTTCATGGGTGTCAGG ATAGTGGCTGCCATCCTTTCCATCACTGGCATTGTTATGATGGCTTATGCGGATGGTTTCCATAGCGACTCGATCACAGGAGTGGCACTGGGAGTTGGCTCAGCTTCAACCTCTGCTTTTTTCAAG GTGCTTTTCAGAAAGTGTGTAGGGAATGTCCAGCCGGGCCCTGCCAGTGTGTTGCTATCCTGTGTGGGTCTGTGTAGCTTTGTCCTACACTCCTGGGTGTGTGTATTGCTTTATTTCACTCATGTGGAATACTGGCCTCCTTCTCAGCACATTCCCTGGGATAAACTCTGTGTCATGGCTTCTCTACTGCTTG TTTTCAATGTACTGGTCAATTTGGGAAGAATGTTTACGTATCCCAGTCTAATTTCATTGGGAATTCTCTTGACCATTCCAGCAAGTGCAG ATACATTTTTGACTGTAGCTTTGCAAATCAGCCATGTGCGAGTGGCAGCAGCCAGCATCATTTCAGCAGGATATCTCATGCTGCAGCTCCCAGAGAACTGGGACGAGAGCAGTCTGCGCTGGCTCAGCGCACTGTGGCATGGAAACTGGAGAGAGGACAGTATAGTTGGAGAGGAGACTGTGGTGGAGTCTGGCGGCACTGCACGAGCAAAACCAAAACCAGCTGTAGTGGCATTCACCTAA
- the LOC127432805 gene encoding solute carrier family 35 member F4-like isoform X1: MAVSWAWGTHSAKETLTRHPTPFFIIWFCSIWNILFFPLYYLCHLLTEKQKQLPTTELRKCSRFLGEDLTVRVLLRVAAPFSVLWSLSGYLYLLALCRISKVDVSAILCCSQAFIFLLSWIGLKDRFMGVRIVAAILSITGIVMMAYADGFHSDSITGVALGVGSASTSAFFKVLFRKCVGNVQPGPASVLLSCVGLCSFVLHSWVCVLLYFTHVEYWPPSQHIPWDKLCVMASLLLVFNVLVNLGRMFTYPSLISLGILLTIPASAAVDTFLTVALQISHVRVAAASIISAGYLMLQLPENWDESSLRWLSALWHGNWREDSIVGEETVVESGGTARAKPKPAVVAFT, translated from the exons ATGGCCGTGTCCTGGGCGTGGGGTACTCACAGTGCTAAAGAGACTCTGACAAGACATCCAACCCCATTCTTCATCATTTGGTTCTGTAGCATCTGGAatattctcttttttccactctacTATCTGTGTCATCTACTCACAGAGAAACAGAAACAGTTGCCAACCACCGAGTTAAG AAAGTGTAGCCGGTTCCTTGGTGAAGATTTGACTGTGAGGGTGCTTCTGAGAGTAGCAGCTCCATTCTCTGTGCTTTGGAGTTTATCTGGTTACTTGTATTTGCTGGCACTTTGCCGCATCTCTAAAGTGGATGTAAGTGCCATTCTCTGCTGCAGTCAGGCTTTTATTTTCCTGCTTTCATGGATCGGACTCAAGGATCGCTTCATGGGTGTCAGG ATAGTGGCTGCCATCCTTTCCATCACTGGCATTGTTATGATGGCTTATGCGGATGGTTTCCATAGCGACTCGATCACAGGAGTGGCACTGGGAGTTGGCTCAGCTTCAACCTCTGCTTTTTTCAAG GTGCTTTTCAGAAAGTGTGTAGGGAATGTCCAGCCGGGCCCTGCCAGTGTGTTGCTATCCTGTGTGGGTCTGTGTAGCTTTGTCCTACACTCCTGGGTGTGTGTATTGCTTTATTTCACTCATGTGGAATACTGGCCTCCTTCTCAGCACATTCCCTGGGATAAACTCTGTGTCATGGCTTCTCTACTGCTTG TTTTCAATGTACTGGTCAATTTGGGAAGAATGTTTACGTATCCCAGTCTAATTTCATTGGGAATTCTCTTGACCATTCCAGCAAGTGCAG CTGTAGATACATTTTTGACTGTAGCTTTGCAAATCAGCCATGTGCGAGTGGCAGCAGCCAGCATCATTTCAGCAGGATATCTCATGCTGCAGCTCCCAGAGAACTGGGACGAGAGCAGTCTGCGCTGGCTCAGCGCACTGTGGCATGGAAACTGGAGAGAGGACAGTATAGTTGGAGAGGAGACTGTGGTGGAGTCTGGCGGCACTGCACGAGCAAAACCAAAACCAGCTGTAGTGGCATTCACCTAA
- the LOC127432979 gene encoding arrestin-C-like, whose translation MADTSKVYKKTSGNGQLTLYLGKRDFVDHVDTVEPVEGVLKIDPADLGDRKVWIQLACAFRYGRDDLDVIGLSFRKDIWIQHIQLYPDAGHKPTLTDMHDTLLKKAGEQGHAFTFNIPTNLPCSVTLQPGEDDKGKACGVDFEVKAYLAKSADDPDEKIDKKDTCRLVIRKIQFAPDSTGSGQKAEICKSFMMSDKPVFLEASLEKDIYYHGDPIPIKVKVKNETNKVVKKIKITIDQTTDVVLYSADKYTKNVLCEEFGETVEANATYEKSLTITPLLANNKEKRGLALDGRLKDEDTNLASTTIIRGGVDKEILGILVSYKIKVNLMVSGGGMLGGLTASDVTVELPLTLMHPKPKD comes from the exons ATGGCAGACACATcaaa AGTTTATAAAAAGACTAGTGGAAATGGCCAG CTCACTCTTTATCTGGGGAAGAGAGACTTTGTTGACCATGTTGACACTGTGGAGCCTGTTG AGGGTGTGTTGAAAATTGACCCTGCAGACCTGGGGGACAGAAAAg TCTGGATTCAGTTGGCATGTGCCTTCCGGTATGGTCGCGATGACCTCGACGTGATTGGGCTCTCCTTCAGAAAAGACATCTGGATTCAGCACATACAGTTGTATCCTGATGCAGGCCACAAACCCACCTTGACAGACATGCACGATACTCTCCTAAAGAAAGCCGGAGAGCAGGGTCATGCCTTCACTTTTAAT ATTCCAACCAACCTCCCCTGCTCCGTCACCCTACAACCTGGCGAAGATGACAAAGGAAAG GCTTGTGGTGTTGACTTTGAGGTCAAAGCTTACTTGGCCAAATCAGCTGATGACCCCGATGAGAAAATTGACAAGAA GGATACCTGCCGCCTTGTCATTCGTAAAATCCAGTTTGCTCCTGATAGCACAGGATCGGGTCAGAAGGCAGAAATCTGCAAGAGCTTCATGATGTCTGATAAGCCTGTTTTTCTGGAGGCCTCTCTGGAAAAGGAT ATCTACTACCATGGCGATCCCATCCCTATTAAAGTTAAGGTCAAGAACGAGACCAACAAAgttgtgaagaaaataaagattACAA TTGACCAAACCACAGATGTCGTTCTCTACTCAGCCGACAAATACACCAAGAATGTGCTGTGTGAAGAATTTGG GGAAACAGTAGAAGCCAATGCAACCTATGAAAAATCCCTCACAATCACTCCTTTGCTGGCAAACAACAAGGAGAAACGTGGCCTGGCGCTGGATGGCAGGCTTAAAGACGAGGACACCAATTTGGCTTCCACCACTAT AATAAGGGGAGGTGTGGATAAGGAGATTTTGGGAATCCTGGTGTCCTACAAGATCAAAGTTAACCTAATGGTTTCGGGTGGAGG taTGTTGGGAGGCCTGACAGCAAg TGATGTCACAGTAGAGCTGCCTCTGACCCTGATGCACCCTAAACCCAAAG ATTGA